One stretch of Manis pentadactyla isolate mManPen7 chromosome 10, mManPen7.hap1, whole genome shotgun sequence DNA includes these proteins:
- the LOC118908112 gene encoding LOW QUALITY PROTEIN: coiled-coil domain-containing protein 122-like (The sequence of the model RefSeq protein was modified relative to this genomic sequence to represent the inferred CDS: substituted 2 bases at 2 genomic stop codons) — translation TKKGKRSTEECQSTKKGRVIEFLEKNELHELEKQIASISAETXETERQIYXQDAAIENTKLQCGNLETQIKYLHTENVKLKFDIEAAQEDFEEHMLRYNEYYAKMKVHNDSLGEIESKWSFMTEFHEKRDLVKKLMTMKEEFTQDSQNPEGNQMKQVQEDITKLKSQIITVKESIIEKTCFLGEQKNTHEKLRKEIEVQHRRYGAILKRLHCQVNKLQSNRRQWQWNIEQLEKTAAELRKRIGMKD, via the coding sequence AccaaaaaggggaaaagaagCACAGAAGAATGTCAGTCAACAAAGAAAGGAAGAGTCATAGAGTTCCTGGAGAAGAATGAACTTCATGAGCTTGAAAAACAAATAGCATCTATTTCTGCAGAAACTTAAGAAACAGAAAGGCAAATTTATTAACAAGATGCTGCCATAGAAAATACCAAGCTTCAGTGTGGAAACCTGGAAACtcaaattaaatatttacatacaGAAAATGTAAAGCTTAAATTTGACATAGAAGCAGCCCAAGAAGACTTTGAGGAACACATGCTAAGATATAATGAATATTATGCAAAAATGAAAGTACATAACGATAGTTTGGGGGAGATAGAAAGCAAATGGTCATTCATGACTGAATTCCATGAAAAACGAGATCTTGTTAAAAAACTAATGACAATGAAAGAGGAATTTACACAAGATTCCCAAAATCCAGAAGGAAACCAGATGAAACAAGTACAGGAAGACATTACAAAGCTAAAGTCTCAAATTATAACTGTAAAAGAATCTATCATTGAAAAAACTTGTTTTCTTGGGGAACAAAAAAATACccatgaaaaattaagaaaagaaatagaggTACAACATAGGAGATATGGTGCAATTCTTAAGCGTTTGCACTGTCAGGTGAACAAACTTCAGTCAAACAGAAGACAATGGCAATGGAACATTGAACAACTGGAAAAAACCGCAGCTGAACTAAGAAAACGCATTGGAATGAAAGATTAA